One Methylocapsa sp. D3K7 DNA window includes the following coding sequences:
- a CDS encoding UDP-N-acetylmuramoyl-L-alanyl-D-glutamate--2,6-diaminopimelate ligase, with product MRLAELFRQADIPEGLAAREIKGISADSREVTADMVFFAVPGTKTDGLAFVPQAVQRGAVAIVAEHDPGDEIGSATFVKAADVRLALAQASALLYPRQPETIVAVTGTSGKTSVADFVRQIWSALGAKAASLGTLGIVAPSGPVSGSLTTPDPISLHKTLDTLARSGVTHLALEASSHGLLQRRLDGVRLTAAAFTNLSRDHLDYHATLDEYLAAKLQLFERLLEPGQAAIVDADSDVAEKIIAACETRGLRVISTGFKGDSLRLLEAKPENFSTQLKIAYEGKIFQLLLPLAGAFQVSNALVAAALCIAGGSPAEKVFQALETLEGAPGRLEIVGRKNGAPVFVDYAHKPDALDKAIRALRPFVRGKLIVVFGCGGDRDTGKRPIMGEIAAHLADHVIVTDDNPRSEDPALIRKAILSGAQGSENVEEIGDRALAIVRGIAILAPDDGLLIAGKGHETGQKIGEQVLPFSDSGCVRAILNEASA from the coding sequence ATGCGCCTTGCCGAATTGTTTCGTCAGGCGGATATTCCGGAGGGTTTGGCGGCCCGCGAGATCAAGGGCATCAGCGCCGATAGCCGTGAGGTGACGGCGGATATGGTATTTTTCGCGGTGCCGGGAACCAAAACCGACGGCCTCGCCTTTGTGCCGCAGGCTGTCCAGCGCGGGGCTGTCGCGATCGTTGCCGAGCACGATCCAGGGGACGAAATCGGCTCTGCCACGTTCGTTAAAGCTGCCGATGTCCGGCTTGCCTTGGCGCAGGCCTCCGCGCTTCTCTATCCGCGCCAGCCGGAAACGATTGTCGCAGTCACAGGAACAAGCGGCAAGACATCAGTCGCCGATTTCGTGCGGCAAATTTGGTCGGCCCTTGGCGCGAAAGCAGCTTCCCTTGGCACGCTTGGCATCGTCGCGCCTTCAGGGCCGGTTTCCGGCTCGCTCACCACCCCAGATCCCATCAGCTTGCACAAAACCCTGGACACACTCGCACGAAGCGGCGTCACCCATCTTGCCCTCGAGGCTTCCTCGCATGGTCTTCTGCAACGCCGGCTCGATGGCGTCCGCCTTACCGCGGCGGCATTTACCAACCTTTCCCGCGACCATCTGGACTATCATGCGACGCTTGACGAATATCTTGCCGCCAAACTGCAGCTTTTCGAGCGGCTGCTTGAGCCTGGTCAAGCCGCCATTGTTGATGCAGATAGCGACGTCGCGGAAAAAATCATCGCGGCCTGCGAAACGCGTGGCCTTCGTGTTATCTCGACCGGCTTCAAGGGCGACAGTCTTCGTCTGCTCGAAGCTAAGCCGGAGAATTTTTCGACACAGCTAAAAATCGCTTATGAGGGCAAAATCTTCCAGCTTTTGCTTCCCCTTGCCGGTGCCTTTCAAGTCTCGAACGCGCTCGTCGCCGCGGCTCTTTGTATTGCGGGCGGAAGTCCGGCCGAAAAGGTTTTCCAGGCACTCGAAACACTCGAGGGCGCACCTGGCCGCCTCGAAATCGTCGGCCGGAAAAATGGCGCGCCGGTTTTCGTCGATTACGCCCATAAGCCGGATGCACTTGATAAGGCAATCAGGGCATTGAGGCCCTTTGTGCGCGGTAAACTCATTGTGGTGTTTGGCTGCGGGGGCGACCGCGACACCGGCAAACGGCCGATCATGGGCGAAATCGCTGCGCATCTGGCGGATCATGTCATCGTTACAGACGACAATCCCCGCTCGGAGGATCCTGCACTGATCCGCAAAGCCATTCTTAGCGGCGCGCAAGGCTCGGAGAATGTCGAAGAAATCGGCGACAGAGCTTTGGCGATCGTGCGGGGAATTGCGATACTTGCGCCAGATGATGGCCTCCTCATCGCGGGTAAGGGACACGAAACCGGGCAAAAGATCGGCGAACAGGTTTTGCCATTTTCGGACTCGGGCTGCGTTCGCGCGATCTTGAACGAAGCGTCCGCATGA
- a CDS encoding penicillin-binding protein 2: protein MNDHLNTDFETAPNNVPMGAAGRRPGIFKKLFSGLSAAKPDKSVFRIRLAAWIFLAVYGIIAARLIDFGLRLDPPQSVKHAAADAVAAARPDLLDRNGEILATDVKVMSVFAEPRRIIDKDEAVELLTAVLPGVDARDLRERLGSRKGFVWVKRAITPKQQLEVYRLGLPGVGFLAENKRVYPNGPIAAHVLGFASLDGIGISGLEKYIDGQGLAELHGAGFNLTPQNLKPITTSLDLKATYAVRDELTKGIAKFRAKAGAAAILDVNTGEIVAMASLPDYDPNTPADALDPDHINRLSVGVYEMGSTFKAISVAMALDLGKVTLRSRIDARDSLRYGRFTIHDYHATHRMLSVPEVFTYSSNIGAARMALMAGVEAHKAFLRKMGQLSRLRTELPESAEPLVPRNWGELNTMTIAFGQGLNVAPLQAMMAVGALANGGFLVTPTFLKRNEEDGKSNAPRVIKPETSESMRYLMRLNAEIGTARIADIQGYFVGGKTGTADKIIHGHYAKDRVFTTFMAIMPSDKPKYLYLTLLDEPQGLPEDGGYHTAAHNAGLVTGKIIERTGPLLGLPPRPDTPVQPFPLLAKLGYGEANQPAKGGGGH from the coding sequence ATGAATGATCACCTCAATACAGACTTCGAGACCGCGCCTAACAATGTGCCGATGGGGGCAGCTGGCCGCCGTCCTGGTATCTTCAAAAAACTTTTTTCTGGCTTGTCCGCGGCAAAACCGGACAAAAGTGTATTCCGCATCCGACTTGCGGCTTGGATATTTCTCGCTGTCTATGGGATCATCGCGGCCAGGCTCATTGATTTTGGTTTGCGCTTGGACCCGCCGCAAAGCGTCAAACATGCGGCCGCAGATGCTGTCGCTGCCGCACGCCCCGACCTTCTTGACCGCAATGGCGAGATCCTGGCGACAGATGTCAAGGTCATGTCGGTCTTCGCGGAACCCCGCCGGATCATCGACAAGGATGAGGCGGTCGAACTTCTGACCGCCGTGCTTCCGGGCGTTGACGCGCGTGACCTGCGGGAACGGCTCGGTTCACGGAAGGGGTTCGTTTGGGTCAAGCGCGCGATTACTCCAAAACAGCAACTGGAAGTCTACCGGCTCGGTCTGCCCGGAGTAGGGTTTCTTGCCGAGAACAAGCGAGTTTATCCCAATGGGCCCATTGCCGCGCATGTGCTTGGCTTCGCCAGCCTTGATGGCATCGGCATTTCTGGACTGGAAAAATATATCGATGGCCAGGGACTGGCGGAATTGCACGGTGCGGGATTCAATCTGACGCCGCAAAATCTAAAACCAATCACGACCTCACTCGATCTTAAGGCCACCTATGCCGTCAGGGACGAACTCACCAAGGGTATCGCCAAGTTCAGGGCCAAGGCAGGCGCGGCGGCCATCCTCGATGTGAATACCGGCGAAATTGTCGCAATGGCATCCTTGCCGGATTACGATCCCAACACCCCGGCGGATGCGCTTGATCCCGACCATATCAACCGGCTGTCCGTTGGCGTCTATGAAATGGGATCAACGTTCAAGGCTATTTCCGTCGCGATGGCGCTTGATTTGGGCAAGGTAACGCTGCGCTCGAGGATTGATGCGCGCGACAGCCTGCGTTATGGCCGCTTCACCATTCACGATTATCACGCGACTCACCGGATGCTGAGCGTGCCCGAGGTTTTTACATATTCCTCCAACATTGGGGCCGCGCGCATGGCTTTGATGGCAGGAGTCGAGGCACATAAGGCATTTTTGAGAAAAATGGGCCAGCTTAGCCGGTTGCGCACAGAACTTCCCGAATCCGCCGAGCCCCTTGTCCCGAGAAACTGGGGCGAACTGAATACTATGACGATTGCCTTCGGGCAGGGCCTTAATGTTGCTCCCTTGCAGGCCATGATGGCCGTCGGCGCTTTGGCGAATGGCGGATTTCTTGTCACGCCGACCTTCCTGAAGCGGAACGAAGAGGATGGAAAAAGCAATGCCCCGCGCGTCATCAAGCCGGAGACGTCAGAGTCCATGCGCTATTTGATGCGGCTCAACGCCGAAATCGGCACCGCCAGAATAGCCGACATCCAAGGCTATTTTGTCGGCGGCAAGACGGGAACCGCAGATAAGATCATCCACGGACATTATGCGAAGGATCGAGTCTTCACGACATTCATGGCCATTATGCCCTCCGATAAGCCAAAATATCTTTATTTGACTCTTTTGGACGAGCCGCAAGGCTTGCCGGAGGACGGCGGCTATCATACTGCAGCCCATAACGCGGGTTTGGTCACAGGTAAGATCATCGAGCGGACAGGACCCCTGTTAGGGCTGCCGCCGCGCCCCGATACGCCGGTGCAACCATTTCCGCTCCTCGCCAAACTTGGCTATGGAGAGGCCAATCAGCCGGCAAAAGGCGGAGGAGGGCATTGA
- the rsmH gene encoding 16S rRNA (cytosine(1402)-N(4))-methyltransferase RsmH, translated as MTAGRGDEEFLAAGGPARHIPVLRDEVMTVLAPREGGLYLDATFGAGGYSRALLSMPKLRVLALDRDPIAIAEGAMMAAETCGRLTLVKERFGRLDQAARELGFSDFDGVVLDIGLSSMQIDDARRGFSFRGDGPLDMRMDCAGTSAADLVNTAAEATLANIFYYFGEERASRRIARAIVMDRAKAPFTSTAALAGMIARVVPGKTGEIHPATRVFQALRIAINDELGELVHALAGAEAVLKEGGRLAVVTFHSLEDRIVKQFFAERSGRGRTASRRLPHEIAPPQPTFVLAGRQPVIPSQREIDANPRARSAKLRHGERTKAPPRGLDDRLMALAKLPVVHPGGH; from the coding sequence ATGACAGCGGGTCGCGGCGATGAGGAATTTCTCGCCGCAGGCGGACCGGCCCGGCACATTCCCGTGCTTCGTGATGAAGTCATGACCGTGCTTGCCCCGCGTGAAGGCGGGCTCTACCTTGATGCGACCTTTGGCGCGGGCGGTTACTCGCGCGCACTGCTCTCCATGCCCAAGCTTAGAGTTTTGGCGCTCGACCGCGACCCCATCGCAATCGCCGAAGGGGCCATGATGGCGGCCGAAACATGCGGGCGGTTAACTCTCGTAAAGGAGCGATTTGGAAGGCTCGACCAGGCGGCACGGGAGCTCGGCTTTTCCGATTTCGACGGCGTCGTTCTCGACATCGGCCTCTCCTCGATGCAGATCGACGATGCCAGGCGCGGCTTTTCCTTTCGTGGTGATGGTCCCCTCGACATGCGCATGGACTGCGCGGGGACGAGCGCGGCCGATCTCGTCAACACGGCCGCGGAAGCAACTCTCGCCAATATCTTTTATTATTTTGGTGAGGAGCGGGCATCGCGCCGGATTGCCCGTGCCATCGTTATGGACCGCGCGAAAGCACCCTTCACCTCGACGGCCGCCCTTGCCGGAATGATCGCACGTGTGGTCCCCGGCAAAACGGGTGAAATACATCCCGCGACACGCGTATTCCAGGCGCTGCGCATTGCCATCAATGATGAACTCGGCGAACTGGTCCACGCGTTAGCGGGGGCCGAAGCTGTCCTGAAAGAGGGCGGCCGGCTTGCCGTGGTGACGTTTCATTCGCTTGAGGATCGCATCGTCAAACAGTTTTTCGCCGAGCGTTCCGGTCGCGGACGAACGGCCTCCCGGCGGCTTCCCCATGAGATTGCGCCGCCTCAGCCAACCTTTGTTCTTGCCGGCCGCCAACCGGTCATACCATCGCAGCGCGAGATAGACGCCAATCCCCGCGCGCGTTCGGCCAAGCTCCGGCATGGGGAGCGGACGAAAGCTCCGCCGCGCGGCCTCGATGATCGCTTAATGGCGCTTGCGAAACTTCCTGTCGTTCATCCGGGAGGGCACTGA
- a CDS encoding division/cell wall cluster transcriptional repressor MraZ, with protein MDGFVSHYTSRLDAKGRVSIPAPFRAVLARDGFDGLYVHPSLDVEALDCGGHALLREIHDLLGKLSPYSEERDLFSTALIGTSEILKIDTEGRVILSESAKAYAGIATEITFVGHGFKFQIWEPGRFLAHLAEARSQLRDFRKQLSSRHVAPESPPPRQHGARE; from the coding sequence GTGGACGGATTTGTCTCGCATTACACCAGCAGGCTCGATGCCAAGGGGCGGGTTTCGATCCCAGCGCCGTTCCGGGCAGTGCTGGCACGAGACGGCTTTGACGGTCTTTATGTTCACCCCTCGCTTGATGTTGAAGCCCTCGACTGTGGCGGGCACGCTCTTCTGCGTGAAATTCACGACCTTCTTGGCAAGCTTTCCCCTTATTCAGAGGAGCGCGATCTGTTTTCGACGGCTCTCATTGGAACCAGCGAGATTTTAAAAATTGATACGGAGGGGCGCGTGATCCTCAGCGAAAGCGCCAAAGCTTATGCGGGTATTGCCACGGAGATCACTTTCGTTGGGCATGGATTTAAATTTCAAATCTGGGAACCGGGACGTTTTCTCGCGCATCTTGCGGAGGCCAGAAGCCAGCTGCGCGATTTTAGAAAACAGCTTAGTTCCAGACACGTGGCGCCGGAATCGCCGCCGCCACGGCAACATGGAGCACGGGAATGA
- a CDS encoding PAS domain-containing sensor histidine kinase gives MLAEKAQGGASRFCCEPGLTEREIGDILSILPAAISREMPFFAMGGSCATQEDKLVLASKSFLYLFGVQSLDRLSHVVSSGTKKSWWPLAGLAETLILDAAPRSMRLRFRIGSAVKTITLLCRRVRAGEAPPLFAGAVLDVADHGKRTGPSKTRKRTARRAGQQKGTFEQSEQGGGSGRTLLKREQHRQKSEFRELSAILETTADGVAVLDQEGRILSLNRSGEALFGFDQNEVAGAHFTALIAPASKPLALDYFERLKTDNSISLLNHGREVEGLTRQGGTIPVFITLGRIGDASGSGALTDLRFCAILRDLTHWKNVERELLAARREAERASALKSDFLAKVSHEIRTPLSAILGFAEVMLDGRFGPVANQRYESYLKDICASGALVMSLVNDLLDLSKIEAGKMEFAFASIDANRIVSECVSIMRPQAGQEGVVIRLSLSPALPNILADERSLRQIVLNLLSNAVKFNKPGGRVSVATAFADTGSAIIRIRDTGTGMSGGDIGAAFEPFRRLATTKPSKGTGLGLPLTKALVEANHASLTLKSKQSQGTLAEIVFPPYRVVAS, from the coding sequence ATGCTGGCGGAGAAGGCGCAAGGTGGCGCATCTCGATTTTGTTGCGAGCCGGGACTGACTGAGCGCGAGATCGGGGATATTTTAAGCATCCTGCCAGCCGCGATCAGCCGGGAGATGCCATTTTTTGCGATGGGGGGCAGTTGTGCCACTCAAGAAGACAAGTTGGTGCTCGCCAGCAAAAGCTTTTTGTATTTGTTCGGTGTTCAATCTCTCGACAGACTCTCCCATGTTGTTTCCAGCGGAACCAAAAAAAGCTGGTGGCCGCTTGCCGGTTTGGCCGAAACCCTAATTCTCGATGCCGCACCGCGCAGCATGAGGTTGCGTTTCCGCATCGGATCCGCGGTGAAAACCATCACTTTACTTTGCCGGCGTGTCCGCGCAGGAGAAGCGCCGCCACTGTTTGCCGGGGCGGTACTTGATGTTGCAGATCACGGCAAACGGACAGGCCCTTCCAAAACACGAAAAAGGACTGCCAGGCGTGCCGGTCAGCAAAAGGGCACGTTTGAGCAATCGGAGCAGGGCGGCGGAAGCGGCCGCACCCTCCTTAAAAGGGAGCAGCACCGTCAAAAAAGCGAGTTTCGTGAGTTGAGCGCCATCTTGGAAACTACAGCGGACGGCGTCGCGGTGCTCGACCAGGAGGGGCGGATTTTGTCCTTGAACCGTTCTGGCGAGGCTCTTTTTGGCTTCGATCAAAATGAGGTCGCCGGTGCGCATTTCACGGCTTTAATCGCACCGGCGAGCAAGCCGCTCGCGCTAGATTATTTTGAAAGGCTAAAAACCGATAACAGCATTAGTCTGCTCAATCACGGGCGTGAAGTTGAAGGTCTCACCAGGCAAGGCGGGACTATTCCGGTATTTATCACGCTCGGCCGGATCGGAGATGCGTCCGGCTCGGGCGCTCTCACGGATCTCCGATTTTGCGCCATTCTGCGTGATCTTACCCATTGGAAGAACGTCGAGCGTGAGCTTTTGGCCGCACGCAGGGAAGCAGAGCGTGCCAGCGCGTTGAAATCGGATTTTCTGGCAAAGGTCAGCCACGAAATCCGGACGCCACTCAGTGCGATCCTGGGCTTCGCCGAAGTCATGCTGGATGGGCGTTTTGGTCCGGTGGCCAATCAGCGCTATGAAAGCTATCTCAAGGATATTTGTGCCTCGGGCGCGCTCGTCATGAGTCTTGTCAATGATCTTCTCGATCTTTCCAAGATCGAGGCGGGCAAAATGGAGTTTGCGTTCGCGTCGATCGACGCCAATCGCATTGTTTCCGAATGTGTCTCGATTATGCGGCCGCAAGCGGGTCAGGAAGGGGTCGTCATACGGCTGTCGCTGTCGCCGGCTTTACCGAACATTCTTGCCGACGAGCGATCGCTTCGCCAGATCGTTTTGAATCTTTTGTCGAACGCTGTGAAATTCAACAAGCCCGGTGGCCGGGTCTCGGTCGCGACGGCCTTCGCCGATACAGGAAGCGCCATTATTCGAATTCGCGATACCGGGACGGGGATGTCGGGGGGCGATATCGGCGCGGCCTTTGAGCCCTTCCGGCGGCTTGCCACCACCAAGCCGTCGAAGGGAACCGGGTTAGGCTTGCCGCTGACTAAAGCCCTGGTCGAGGCTAATCACGCATCGCTCACCCTCAAGAGCAAGCAGTCCCAAGGGACTCTGGCCGAGATTGTCTTCCCGCCGTATCGCGTTGTAGCCAGCTGA